In Candidatus Binatia bacterium, the sequence CTCGGGCACATCATGGAGGTCCTTTCGGTTCCTCTCGGGCAGAACAATATGCGTAATCCCCGCCCGCGCAGCAGCAAGCACCTTTTCCTTGACGCCGCCGATCGGCAAGACGGCGCCTCGGAGCGTCAGCTCGCCTGTCATCGCCACATACGGGAGGACGGGTCGTTCGGTCAGTAACGAGGCCAACGACGTCGCCATCGTGACTCCGGCGGACGGGCCATCCTTCGGTGTGGCGCCGGCGGGAACATGAATATGAAGGTCGGTTTCCTCATAGAAATCAGCCGGAACTCCGAGCGACTCGGCTCTGGAGCGAATCAGCGACAGCGCAGTTTGCGCTGATTCCTTCATCACATCGCCAAGCGAGCCCGTCAGCGTAAGGCCTTTTTTACCCGGCATCCGCGTGGATTCGACGAAAAGGATATCGCCACCGGCGGCAGTATAGGCCAGGCCCGTCACGACTCCGATCTGTGCCTTCCGGTCGGCCACCTCCGCGAAGAAGGTCGCCGGACCGAGAAGATCGGCGACCATTTTTTCGTCAATCCGGAACGGACCAGTATCCCCTTCGGTGACGCCTCGGGCGATCTTTCGGCAGGTGCGTCCGATCTCTCGCTCCAGGTTTCGCAACCCGCCTTCTCGCGTATAGTTGCGGATAATTGACTGCAGGGCTTCGGTCTCGAACGCTATCTCGACAGAAGCCAGCCCGTTTTCCTCTATCTGACGCGGGACGAGATGCCGGACCGCGATCTCGAGCTTCTGTTCCTCGGTGTATCCGGAGATTTCGATGACCTCCATGCGGTCACGGAGGGCATGAGGAATTGGTTCCAACTGGTTGGCGGTCGTGAGAAAAATTGCTTGCGAAAGGTCGAAGGGGACGTCGAGATAATGATCCGAGAATTTATCGTTTTGCTCGGGGTCCAGAACCTCGAGCAGAGCACTTGCCGGGTCCCCGCGAAAGTCGGCCCCGATCTTGTCGATTTCATCAAGAATGAAGAGCGGATTTCTGGTGCCGGCGGTGCGCATATTTTGAATGATTCGCCCGGGCAGCGATCCGACGTAGGTGCGGCGGTGCCCTCGAATTTCAGCTTCATCACGAACGCCACCGAGAGACATCCTGACAAATTCCCGACCCATGGCGCGTGCGATCGATCGGCCAAGAGACGTCTTCCCGACGCCCGGGGGGCCCGCAAAGCAGAGGATCGGACTTTTCGGATCCTCCCGAAGTTTTCGCACGGCGAGGTATTCAAGAATCCGGTCCTTGACCATATCCAGTCCGAAGTGGTCCTCATCGAGGACTTCGCGGGCATGTGCGATGTCGAGGTTGTCCTCGGAGGTATGGTTCCACGGTAGATTGGCAAGCCATTCAAGGTAAGTGCGGACCACGGAGTGCTCGGCAGATTCGGGAGGAATCAGACGCAAACGATCCATCTCGGCATCCGCGGCCTTCCGCGCGTCGGGAGGCAAGTCTGCTTCGTCGAGCTTCTGACGCAGTTCATCGAGGTCTGCGCCCCGAGAATCGGACTCGCCCAACTCCTTCTGGATCGCGCGGAGCTGTTGGCGGAGATAGAATTCCTTTTGGTTTTGCGCGAGCTCCGTCTGCACCTGGCTCTGGATCTTGGACCCAAGCTCGAGCATATCGATCTCTCGACCAATGATCTTGATCAGGCGATCCATCCGGGAATGAATGTCCGAGGTGTTGAGCAGTTCCTGCTTTTCCTCGAGCCCGATATTCAAATTTGAGGAAATCAAATCCGTGACCTTGCCCGGATCCTTGATATTCATCACTACCAGTTGCAGTTCGTCCGGGAGGTAGGGGATGAGCGAGACGAATTTTGCGAATTGGTTGACCAGGTGGGTTTGTCTGGCGGCAAGCTCGTCCTCGGGGCCATAGGCGTCCTCGACGGGAAGGATGCGCCCCGAGAAGTATGGCGACTCCTGCTCGAGGTCGACGACATCCACTCGACGAATTCCCTGGACCAATATCCGGACGCTCTGGTCCGGATATTTCAACATCTTGAGCAGGCGACCGACGGTGCCTCGTCGATGGATGGAATGGCGAGAGGGAGTTTCCTCCTCGGCATCCTTTTGCGCGACAAGCGCCAGGAGCCGATCGCCTGCAAGGACCTCTTCGACTAACTCCAGCGATGGCTTGCGGGAGATCGGAAGCGGGACAATCGCACTGGGGAAGATGACGACTCCCCGCAAGGCAAGCACGGGTAGATGATCGGGTATTTCGACGTTGCCGGTATCTTCCTCAAAGCCGTAGAACTTTGCGTTGGCGTCGAGATCCTCGATTCCTGCTTCCTCGTTTTCATCAGACATCCAACCGCACTCCTTTTTTAGGGCGACTCTCTATCCGGGTTGTTGTCATGATCCGAGGCTGCGGGCAAAGAGGGCTCATCCTTGCCTTCCGTCGGCAGAGTTTCGCCTTCTGCTCCGGGGGGCTCGGACGAGCTATCCGCTCGAACCTCCGGGTCGTCGATCTCGGCGAGACGCCAGGCGGTCATCAGGAAACCTGTGTGGCCGACCATCCGATGGTCCGGCCGCACGGAATTATAGGCGACATGCCAATAGCGCTGCAAGATCTCCGAGGTTCGGGCTTCGACCAGCAGTGGTTCGGCGCGGACGGCTGCGCCCAGCGTGTCGAGCTGCAGGGTTGTCGGTACCCAGCAGGCCAGCATTCCTCCTGGCCGCAAGGCCTGAACGGCAGCCGGAATCACCGGCGCAGGGTCCGGCATGTCGAGGAGAATGCGGTCGACCTCGCGCTCCGGGATCTCCTCTTCGGCATCTCCGAGAACGAGCGACCAATTCGGCGCATCGCCGTGGAACATCGCGATATTCTCGCGAGCCATCTCTATATGGTCCTCGCGGCGCTCAATGGACACGAGACTACCTGTTGGCCCCACTGCCCGGAGAAGCGCGATTGTCATTGCGCCCGGACCTACGCCGCTCTCGATGACACGAGCCCCGGGATAGACATCCAGTTGCGTGAGAATGGAGCCCGAGTCCTTTGGGTAGATGACCTGAGCCTTGCGGGGGAGATGGGTGATGAGCCGGTCGTACGTCGGACGAAAAATATAGACGGTACCGCCCTGACTGGTGCGCATTTTCAGCCCATCCGGGCGGCCGACGATCTGATCCACATCGAGATGCCCCTTCTTGAAGCTCAAGCGGCGGCCCGCACGAACCTGACGCAGGTATTCGCGACCTTTCTCGTCGATGAACAAAAGGGTTTCTCCCAGTTCGATCGGACCTGTCATCTTGGGCTGGCTCGGTGTTCCACTCATCAGTTTTTTTCCCTTCCGGGGTTTCTGTCGGTACGCTTGCGTTCCACTTCGCGGCGAAGGGAACAAAAAGAACATAGCTCGTGAAACGCCGGCATCCCACAATTCGTGCAGGTACCGCCATCCGAACGACTTGCCGGCTCCGCGAAGTTGGCCCTGCCGCGGCGCAGGAAATCGCCGACAAAGGCGCTTTTGCTGCCGGGGCTTTCATGTTCGAGGTCGTCGAGCATTCGTTTGTAAGTCAGTTGCGTGGCGCCCGCTGCATTCGGGCATTCCTGCACTTGGTAATCGATTTTACGCATGAATGCGTAGGCGGCGATTTCGTATTCGCTGGCGAGAAAAAACGGTTTGACCTTGCGAACAAACTTTGGATGGCGAGACTGCAGGACCGGGCTTTGGCGGAAGAGCTGTTCCTCTCGCCAGCGGAGAACATTGCCCAGGAGACGGGCCGCCTCATCGTCGAGGTTGTGACCCGTAACGAGCACCTCACATCTGAACTCGAGGGCCGCCTGATCAAAATAGTAGCGCTTGGCCTTGCCGCAAGCGGCACACGGCGGGCGGTGGGTCGCGCTGGCCATCTCGGGGACCGCCAGGTTGGCGGCGGCCAGCGAGCGGACCTCGAAGCGGAGGCCCCGAGCCTCGGCGAACGCCTGACACCGATCGAGCGACTGCCGGGAATAGCCATCAATTCCCAGCTCCAGATGAAAGCCAAGCGTGTCGTGGCCAGCCCGGGAAAGTAGTTCCCAAAGTGCGAGGCTATCCTTGCCTCCGGAGACGGCCACAAGGAGTTTTTGTCCCGGTACGAACATCGCCTCGTTTTCGATCTGTTTGAGGGTTCGTCGTTCAAACCAGAAGAGAAAACAGGGCCGGCAGAATGAAGCATTATGGGCCCGAAGAGCGATTTCAGCGGGTTCCCCGCATCGTGTACACTTCATTGGGCTTCAGCCTCCACTGATCACCGAGCGGATTTCGATTTCGTCATCGGGTTCCAAAACCGCGTCTTCGGTCAGAAGCGCGTCGCCGCGAATCACCAGCACGGTGCTCGGTAGCAATTGCAATCGGTGGAGGAGGGCATGCACCCTCCGAACTCCGCTCATCTCGGACTCTTCTCCTGAGGGGCTGAATCGGACCTTTACCAAGCGTAACCGGCTATCAGAGTCACCGCGAAGCGGCCAGCTTGAATTCCGGTTCTCCAATCAAGACACTCTGAATGGGTGCGGGCTCCGGTTTTTTCTGGAAGGCGGCCCCGAGGGGGGCAGACTGATGGCGAGGGCCAAGAAGAAGACCACAAAGGGCGGGGCGGCCAAGAAGCAGGGCTTCAGCCTGTGGGGCGACAAGAAGAAGACCGAAGAGGCGTCTGAGGGCTTGCCCAAGGACGAGGCCGGTCGGCTGAAGATCAAGCGCCAATATGAGGAGCTCCTGGGAATCCGCATCAGCAAGCTGGCTGGCAGGATCCTGAACCGCGAGAGAATCGACAAGACCGTCGAGGGCATCTATTTCCTCTGCGCCAATTGCAAGCAGGTCTGCCATAATCTGGACGAGGGCTTGATCGAAGATCCGGAGAATCAGAAGAATATCTGCGAGAGTTGCCCGTCTGGTCCTGCACCGACACGCAAGAGCGCGAAGGCCACTTGAGCCGGGGCTCGCTTTAGATCGGATCGTCGCTCGAGCGAACCCATTCCGGCCACCACGAAGGAATCGGTGCCCGTTCGACAATCCTCGACCCCGAGGCGGGGTCCGACCACCCGATAGTTTCGCCGTGCAGGTAATGACCGGGAAGCTGGTCGTCGGCCGGCGGGCCATACAGGCCATCGTTCACGACGGGATGTCCGATGCTCGCCAGGTGCACACGGACCTGATGCCTGAGCCCGGTCCGGGTTTCGACTCTCACGAAAGTCTGCGCACCATCGCTCCGCAGGGGAGTAATGCGACTGAAGGCGGAGTGCGCAGCATATCGTGCGGCTTTGGCTGGATCACGAACCGGCACCATGCGCCGTCGGCTCTTTGGATGTTGACCGATCGCAAGGTCAACGGTCTGTGTCTCGTCGAGTCGGCCCTGCACCAGGCTTAAATAGGTCTTCTGCCAAGCTCGGTCGCGCGTTTGCTGTCGCAACTCCGACCACAATCTCTCATCGCGGGCCACCAGCAGTACGCCCGAGGTTCCTGCATCAAGACGGTGCACGATCCCGGACTCGAGAGGTGGTCCCGGCCATTGGCCGTCCGGTCGAGCAGCGGCGATCCGGGCCGCCATCGAATCGCCGGCCTGTCCGGCCAAAGCAACGGTGGGCAATCCGGCCGGTTTGTTCAGGACCAGGATCTCCGAGGTTTCGCGCAGGCAATCGAGCGAACCCTCGAGGGCTTCGGATGGCACCAGAGTAATTGAATCGCCGACAGCCAGGGCCTGTCCTGGCCTGGCGATCCGGCCGTTGACTCTGGCGCCGATCGAAAGACGACGAGCCCCACGGCGTCCGAGGCCTGCCCGGCGCGCCAAAAACGCGTCCAATCGCAGACCGGCTTCGGGCGAGGTAACGATATAGGGAGCTGAAGGTGCAGGAATCACCCAGACAACGTAAGCTCAAGAACATGGACTCCGAAACCCCCAGGGTCACAGCCCGTCCCACCGAGGGCGGCTTACGTGGATGGCTCACGCGCTGGCTGACAGCCTACGTCCATATTGATGCGGCGGGTTTGCAACAGGTAGCGGATCGGAGCCGGCAGGGCCGCCTCATCTACGTGCTTCGGCAGCGGTCCCGACTCGACGCCTATATCGTCTCGTGGCTTCTCGGCCGGGAGGGGTTGCCCCTGCCCGCGCACATTTGCAGCATTCCCGGGCCCTTGTCGGATGCTCGTCGGAGACTCGGAAAATGGTTCCGCGCACCCTTCTGGCCGGGGGTGAAAAGCCGCCAGAAGAGAGACCTTCGCGCCGTGATCGCCACGCTCGAGGCAGGCGAACCCGTTTTGCTCTTTCTTCGGGCGAGGAACCCGGGACTATTTCGGGGACGTCGGGAGTCCCTGAAGGCCGCTCGCCCGGGGAATCTGATTCTCGAAGAAATTGTGGAATGGGCGCGGGAATCGAAGCAGACAACCCACCTCGTGCCACTCTCGGTATTCCGCGGGCGTGTTTTTCGGCATCAGGAGCGCCGACTGGCGGCGCTCGCCTATTCGGTGCATGACGCTCCAAGTGACGTCAAGAAATTACTGACTTATGCTTTCAATCGAGAGGATTTACTGGTCAGCATTGGTCGAATCACGAATCTGCAGCCGTTTCTGGAGCGCTGCCGGCGTCTCCACCCGTCGCGAGTCGCTCGACGACTGGGCAATTCCTTGCAACGCGAGTTGGCACAGGAGGAAAGGGCCGTATGGGGGCCGCTGCTGGAATCGCGAGAAGTCCTTGCGGAGCGAGTTTTCGAAGGGGCGGATGTCGAGCGCCAAGTGCGTGAAATCGCGGCCGAGCGTGGCATATCGGAGGCCAAGGCCTGGCGTGAGGCGCGAAAGTCGTTTTGGGAAATGGCCGCAAACTTCAATGGATTTGCTTTCGGGCTGATCGAGGGTGCTTTTCATCAAATTTGGAAACGGGCGTTTAGCGGTCTCGAAATTCGCGGCCTCGACCGCGTGGTGGACAAGGTCAAACATTCGCCCGTTGTCCTAGTTCCGTGCCACCGGAGTCATTTCGACTACCTCGTGCTGTCGTATCTTTTCCGGGAAAACTTTCTGTCGCCTCCCCATATTCACGCTGGCGATAATATGGCCTTTTGGCCTCTCGGGCCCTTCCTGCGCGGCGCCGGCGCATTCTTTGTGCGACGCAGCTTTGACGGCGACGCTCTCTACAAGATGGTGTTTCACCGATATCTCGGGACACTGATCCGGAAGGGTTACACACTCGAGTTTTTCATCGAGGGTGGGCGCAGCCGAACGGGCAAGATCCTCACCCCGAAACTTGGGGTGCTTGCCAGTATCGTTCGAGCTTTTCTGCAAGGCGTGCGCAAGGATCTCTACCTGGTACCGGTCTCGATCCATTACGGTCGAATCGCCGAGGAAAATGCTTACGACGCGGAACTCGGCGGAGCCGAAAAGCAACAGGAGTCGCTGGGAGCCTTGCTGCGAGCCCGCTCGATCCTGCGGCAGCGCCACGGTACCGTGTATGTGAGCTTTGCCGAACCCCTTTCGCTTCGAGAGATGCTCGGCGAAAATCGGGAACGCTTCTCACATCCTGAATTGTCTCCCGAGGTCGAGGCGGAGCACCGGCGATTCGTCCAAAAGCTCGGGTTCAAGCTCCTGCGCGAAGTGAACGAAGCCACAGTTGTCGGTGCCACCTCCCTTTCGTCGACAGTGCTTCTGGCCGGGAATTCCAGCGGATTGCAACTCTCGGATTTTGCCGCCTCCAGTCGGATGCTGGCCGAGATCCTGCGCTGGCGTGGCGCGACGTTTACGCCTTCGTTGGAGCGAAATTTGGGCCGGAGCAATTTTTCCGAGATCGTCGCGTTTCTGCAGTCGTCCGGTCTGATCGAAGTGCAGCCCGGGCCAAACGGCCCCCAGCTCAAGATCGCTGCGGGGAAGCGGACCGCACTCGATTTTTACAAGAATAACTCGATTCACTTCTTTCTTGTGCCCGCGCTGGTCGCACACGCGACTCTTCGCGGCGTTGCTCGAGAAGATCTCGAAGCAGAGGTCTGGTGGTGGCTGGAGCTTTTCCGGTGGGAGTTTCCGCTGCCCGAAAAAAGCGATGTAGGGCCGCGCATCGAGCGCTGCCTGGCCTATTTCGAGGCGCATGGAGCTGCTCTTGGGCAGGAATCACAGCCAGTGCCGCTCGTGCTGTCCCTCGCGGGGATTCTCGAGAACTTTCGAGAAGGTTATTGGATTACGGCTCGCGCCATCGATCGTCTCAGCCCCGAAACGCCGATTGCCGACGCCAAGTGGAGCGAGGCGATTCTCAAGAGCTTCGAGGCAGCGCAGTTGCTCGGGGAGGTCGTCCGGCCCGAGGCAGCCAATCCGGTCCTGTTCAAGAATGCCACCTCACGGTTCGCTGAATTGGGTTTTTTGCAGGTTTCAGAGGGTGCAAAGCCTCGGGATCGCGTGTTTTGTCGGGCGGGACACGAGCAGGAACTGGCGGGATTGATCCAGCGGCTCGGGTCGGCGCTGCTTTTACCCGAAGGTGACCGCTCCTACGAGACGCCCCAGCTTTAGGTCGGAAGGGGAAAGAGCCATAGAAACCCGGCGATTTTAGATCCGGAGTATGTTGACAATCACGCTGTTGTCGACTAATTCGATAGCGTTTTCGCGCTGCAAAACAGCGTATCTGCTCTGAGTATCTGGTGAGCAGAAGAAACGGGGGGAACAGATCGAGCCGAAGGACCCAACTGCGGAAGAGTCGCGCGTGGACAAGCTCACAAAAGAGCTGGCCGAGGCGATTAACGAGACGCAACCGGACTTCAAGCCGGGCATGAGGGATTACGCGATCGAAGTGTTGCGTGAAGCGGTTGAAGAACCGCCGCCCGAAGCGGAAAGGGTCGCTTTGGCTGCGGCCGGGACGCCAGCCCCGCTGAATCCGCTCGCTTTCGGGATTCCGTTGGTCGCCGTCGGATTCTTTCTCGCGCTGATTTTCCCGCCGGTCGGTCTGACGATCATGGCCCTCGGCGCAGTTACAGTTATAATTGGAGTCGCATCGGCGATCGTTCGATCGCTTTTGGCGAAAATTTCGTTTGGCAAGGCAAGCTAATGAAGCACTTTGCTGATCTTATTGGTGGGTGCGCGCAGCGATTTCTAATGTTGCTCCAAACCCGATGTTTGACCGAACACGAAGGCTGAGAGTTTTCCATGGCAAGTGGTGAAGCAACAGTACCTGAGACCTCTGACGACGCGGCAGCCGTTGCGTCCAGAAGACGCGAAGAGCAGCGTCTCGAGCGCGCCAAGCGACAGCGCGAGAAAGCGCAACTCGGGGGCTTATGGTCGCGGCGCGACGTGATCGGACGCGTCGGTTGGATGCTTTTTGGCGTCTTCTCGCTGACTTTCCTGCTTGCGGCTCTTCGAGCGGCTTTCCCCCGGATCCTGTTCGTCCCGCCGAGCAGTTTCAAGGCAGGCGTGCCCGGCGATTTCGCCATCGGCGAGGTGGATCGCAAATACGAGAAGGATTTCCGGGTCTGGATCGTGCGCGAACCCGAAGGGTTCTACGCATTGTGGGCGAAATGCACCCATCTCGGCTGCACCCCTCGTTGGCTCAACGCCGAAGCAAAATTCAAATGCCCTTGTCACGGCAGCGGCTTCTACAAAAGCGGCATCAACTTCGAGGGGCCGGCACCACGGCCGCTGGTCCGCCTGAAAATCGCTCTGGCCGAGGACGGCCAGATCAAGATCGACAAAAGCACCAAGTACCTGTTCGAAAAGGGCCAGTGGGGAAAACCTGGTTCGTTCCTGAAAGCTTGATTTCCGTCCGGCACGACAATGTGCCGAGACCGTCACGTTTGGCTGAATAACATTTCTGCCCTGAGGAGGGGCCCCCATGAGTTGGTGGGACGAAACAAAAGAACAAATCACGGAGTCGCAGGTTTGGAAGTCAATCTTCCGCCACGGCTATGATGATACGCCGCGAAACCGCATCTTGATGGTTTCGGGGAACGTCTGGCTTCATCTTCACCCGTCGAAGGTGCGCCGGCATGCAACACGGCTGCGCTTCACGTGGTGCATGGGCGGAATCACCTTCCTCATGTTCTTGATCACGGTCGTCACGGGCATCTATCTGATGTTCTACTACCGGCCCGTGACCCAGTACGCCTACGCGGACATGAAGTACCTCGAGTTCGACATGCCCTTCGGTATGGTAATGCGCAACATGCACCGCTGGGCAGCACACGGCATGGTGATCGCTGTATGGCTGCATATGTTCCGGGTGTTCCTGACCGGTTCCTACAAGCCGCCTCGCGAGTTCAACTGGATCGTCGGCGTCATCCTTCTCGTCCTGACTTTGTTGCTGAGCTTCACCGGCTATCTGCTCCCTTGGGATCAGTTGGCGATCTGGGCTGTAACCGTGGGTTCGAACATGGGTGCGGCGACGCCATTAATGGGGAACGAGGGGCCGTTCAAGGAGTTGCTCGGAGCAAATCCGATCTACGACGTGCGGGCCTTCCTCTTCGGTGGCGGCGAAGTCGGACCGGCTACACTGCTTCGGTTTTACATTCTGCACTGCATTTTTATTCCGCTCGTCACGAGTCTTTTCCTGGCGGTTCATTTCTGGAGAATTCGTCGTGATGGCTTCTCTGGTCCGGCACTGTAGGGGAGGGGGACTATCAGATGCGCGTACTCGTTCTTCCAATTCTTTTCGTCGTAATCGTCTGGGCCTTGTACGTTCTGGCCGCGCCCCCAAAGGATCTCTAGATCATGGCGACAACCACGAAACCACCCGCAACCGGCGGCCGCGTTGAAGTCACACTGAAGAAGGCCTTCGGGCCCGGTGACGACAAGGTTCATACGTGGCCTCATCTGATTCGAGCGGAGTTTCTCTGCGGCCTTCTGGTGACCATCTTCATGATGGTCTGGGCCCTCTCGATCGATGCCCCGCTCGAGGAACCTGCGAACCCGGCGAGAACGCCAAACCCGTCCAAGGCACCTTGGTATTTCCTCGGTCTGCAGGAGATCCTGGTGT encodes:
- the lon gene encoding endopeptidase La — encoded protein: MSDENEEAGIEDLDANAKFYGFEEDTGNVEIPDHLPVLALRGVVIFPSAIVPLPISRKPSLELVEEVLAGDRLLALVAQKDAEEETPSRHSIHRRGTVGRLLKMLKYPDQSVRILVQGIRRVDVVDLEQESPYFSGRILPVEDAYGPEDELAARQTHLVNQFAKFVSLIPYLPDELQLVVMNIKDPGKVTDLISSNLNIGLEEKQELLNTSDIHSRMDRLIKIIGREIDMLELGSKIQSQVQTELAQNQKEFYLRQQLRAIQKELGESDSRGADLDELRQKLDEADLPPDARKAADAEMDRLRLIPPESAEHSVVRTYLEWLANLPWNHTSEDNLDIAHAREVLDEDHFGLDMVKDRILEYLAVRKLREDPKSPILCFAGPPGVGKTSLGRSIARAMGREFVRMSLGGVRDEAEIRGHRRTYVGSLPGRIIQNMRTAGTRNPLFILDEIDKIGADFRGDPASALLEVLDPEQNDKFSDHYLDVPFDLSQAIFLTTANQLEPIPHALRDRMEVIEISGYTEEQKLEIAVRHLVPRQIEENGLASVEIAFETEALQSIIRNYTREGGLRNLEREIGRTCRKIARGVTEGDTGPFRIDEKMVADLLGPATFFAEVADRKAQIGVVTGLAYTAAGGDILFVESTRMPGKKGLTLTGSLGDVMKESAQTALSLIRSRAESLGVPADFYEETDLHIHVPAGATPKDGPSAGVTMATSLASLLTERPVLPYVAMTGELTLRGAVLPIGGVKEKVLAAARAGITHIVLPERNRKDLHDVPEKIRDQIDFTFASEIGDVLEVALAPKPKS
- a CDS encoding methyltransferase domain-containing protein → MSGTPSQPKMTGPIELGETLLFIDEKGREYLRQVRAGRRLSFKKGHLDVDQIVGRPDGLKMRTSQGGTVYIFRPTYDRLITHLPRKAQVIYPKDSGSILTQLDVYPGARVIESGVGPGAMTIALLRAVGPTGSLVSIERREDHIEMARENIAMFHGDAPNWSLVLGDAEEEIPEREVDRILLDMPDPAPVIPAAVQALRPGGMLACWVPTTLQLDTLGAAVRAEPLLVEARTSEILQRYWHVAYNSVRPDHRMVGHTGFLMTAWRLAEIDDPEVRADSSSEPPGAEGETLPTEGKDEPSLPAASDHDNNPDRESP
- a CDS encoding ATP-binding protein, coding for MKCTRCGEPAEIALRAHNASFCRPCFLFWFERRTLKQIENEAMFVPGQKLLVAVSGGKDSLALWELLSRAGHDTLGFHLELGIDGYSRQSLDRCQAFAEARGLRFEVRSLAAANLAVPEMASATHRPPCAACGKAKRYYFDQAALEFRCEVLVTGHNLDDEAARLLGNVLRWREEQLFRQSPVLQSRHPKFVRKVKPFFLASEYEIAAYAFMRKIDYQVQECPNAAGATQLTYKRMLDDLEHESPGSKSAFVGDFLRRGRANFAEPASRSDGGTCTNCGMPAFHELCSFCSLRREVERKRTDRNPGREKN
- a CDS encoding thiamine biosynthesis protein ThiS is translated as MSGVRRVHALLHRLQLLPSTVLVIRGDALLTEDAVLEPDDEIEIRSVISGG
- a CDS encoding RluA family pseudouridine synthase; its protein translation is MIPAPSAPYIVTSPEAGLRLDAFLARRAGLGRRGARRLSIGARVNGRIARPGQALAVGDSITLVPSEALEGSLDCLRETSEILVLNKPAGLPTVALAGQAGDSMAARIAAARPDGQWPGPPLESGIVHRLDAGTSGVLLVARDERLWSELRQQTRDRAWQKTYLSLVQGRLDETQTVDLAIGQHPKSRRRMVPVRDPAKAARYAAHSAFSRITPLRSDGAQTFVRVETRTGLRHQVRVHLASIGHPVVNDGLYGPPADDQLPGHYLHGETIGWSDPASGSRIVERAPIPSWWPEWVRSSDDPI
- a CDS encoding 1-acyl-sn-glycerol-3-phosphate acyltransferase; the protein is MDSETPRVTARPTEGGLRGWLTRWLTAYVHIDAAGLQQVADRSRQGRLIYVLRQRSRLDAYIVSWLLGREGLPLPAHICSIPGPLSDARRRLGKWFRAPFWPGVKSRQKRDLRAVIATLEAGEPVLLFLRARNPGLFRGRRESLKAARPGNLILEEIVEWARESKQTTHLVPLSVFRGRVFRHQERRLAALAYSVHDAPSDVKKLLTYAFNREDLLVSIGRITNLQPFLERCRRLHPSRVARRLGNSLQRELAQEERAVWGPLLESREVLAERVFEGADVERQVREIAAERGISEAKAWREARKSFWEMAANFNGFAFGLIEGAFHQIWKRAFSGLEIRGLDRVVDKVKHSPVVLVPCHRSHFDYLVLSYLFRENFLSPPHIHAGDNMAFWPLGPFLRGAGAFFVRRSFDGDALYKMVFHRYLGTLIRKGYTLEFFIEGGRSRTGKILTPKLGVLASIVRAFLQGVRKDLYLVPVSIHYGRIAEENAYDAELGGAEKQQESLGALLRARSILRQRHGTVYVSFAEPLSLREMLGENRERFSHPELSPEVEAEHRRFVQKLGFKLLREVNEATVVGATSLSSTVLLAGNSSGLQLSDFAASSRMLAEILRWRGATFTPSLERNLGRSNFSEIVAFLQSSGLIEVQPGPNGPQLKIAAGKRTALDFYKNNSIHFFLVPALVAHATLRGVAREDLEAEVWWWLELFRWEFPLPEKSDVGPRIERCLAYFEAHGAALGQESQPVPLVLSLAGILENFREGYWITARAIDRLSPETPIADAKWSEAILKSFEAAQLLGEVVRPEAANPVLFKNATSRFAELGFLQVSEGAKPRDRVFCRAGHEQELAGLIQRLGSALLLPEGDRSYETPQL
- a CDS encoding ubiquinol-cytochrome c reductase iron-sulfur subunit, which translates into the protein MLFGVFSLTFLLAALRAAFPRILFVPPSSFKAGVPGDFAIGEVDRKYEKDFRVWIVREPEGFYALWAKCTHLGCTPRWLNAEAKFKCPCHGSGFYKSGINFEGPAPRPLVRLKIALAEDGQIKIDKSTKYLFEKGQWGKPGSFLKA
- a CDS encoding cytochrome b N-terminal domain-containing protein, producing MSWWDETKEQITESQVWKSIFRHGYDDTPRNRILMVSGNVWLHLHPSKVRRHATRLRFTWCMGGITFLMFLITVVTGIYLMFYYRPVTQYAYADMKYLEFDMPFGMVMRNMHRWAAHGMVIAVWLHMFRVFLTGSYKPPREFNWIVGVILLVLTLLLSFTGYLLPWDQLAIWAVTVGSNMGAATPLMGNEGPFKELLGANPIYDVRAFLFGGGEVGPATLLRFYILHCIFIPLVTSLFLAVHFWRIRRDGFSGPAL